The following proteins are encoded in a genomic region of Bicyclus anynana chromosome 12, ilBicAnyn1.1, whole genome shotgun sequence:
- the LOC112054330 gene encoding phospholipase B1, membrane-associated, protein MWSSGLLLLLLSETLAYNGSFVVFNNVWTVHYPPRKTNVRRQSTVSPATPFPCQDSVPWGRSRQVPTSVHRLRPGDIDVVAAIGDSLVAGSGALEEFALGAIVEYRGVSWCAGGDATWREYLTLPNILKEYNPGLRGYSTGTGEWLARNSRLNVAFPVASDQDAYKQAKILVARMRSAADIDVSRDWKMVTMFMGANDLCSASCLSPDAWSPAAHARKLARALDYLHKHLPRTIVNLIPVLDVSVSVRVLRPLMCRLMHPLFCTCFHRGGGELLELIRQARLYQAAETALVESGRYDTRDDFTVVVQPFMRLFNAPMPPTQPLPLVIHQSYITHDCFHFSQKGHALAANLLWNNLLEPVGNKSDNVPPVLMHSFRCPSRNAPFIFTSKNSPQFLRTGKQEGAFEP, encoded by the exons tGGACAGTACATTACCCACCACGCAAAACCAACGTGCGGAGACAGAGCACCGTCTCACCCGCCACACCGTTCCCCTGCCAGGACTCCGTCCCCTGGGGCCGCAGCAGGCAGGTCCCCACCTCCGTGCACAGGCTGCGGCCGGGGGACATAGACGTGGTGGCTGCTATAGGGGACTCCCTGGTCGCTGGCAGCGGGGCCTTGGAAGAATTCGCCCTCGGAGCTATTGTGGAGTATCGAGGGGTGTCTTGGTGTGCAG GCGGCGACGCCACGTGGCGCGAGTACCTGACGCTGCCCAACATCCTCAAGGAGTACAACCCTGGACTGCGCGGCTACTCCACCGGCACGGGCGAGTGGCTCGCCAGGAACTCGCGCCTCAACGTGGCCTTCCCCGTCGCCTCCGACCAGGACGCTTACAAGCAGGCCAAG ATCCTCGTAGCGCGCATGCGTTCGGCGGCCGACATCGACGTGTCGCGCGACTGGAAGATGGTGACCATGTTCATGGGCGCCAACGACCTGTGCTCGGCCTCGTGCCTGTCGCCCGACGCCTGGTCGCCGGCCGCGCACGCGCGCAAGCTGGCCAGGGCGCTGGACTACTTGCACAAGCACTTGCCGAGGACTATCGTCAACCTCATACCTGTACTGG ACGTGTCAGTGTCAGTGCGGGTGCTTCGCCCCCTGATGTGCCGGCTCATGCACCCGCTGTTCTGCACGTGCTTCCACCGCGGCGGCGGCGAGCTGCTGGAGCTGATCCGCCAGGCGAGGCTCTACCAGGCTGCGGAGACTGCTCTC GTGGAGTCCGGGCGCTACGACACGCGCGACGACTTCACGGTGGTGGTGCAGCCCTTCATGCGGCTGTTCAACGCGCCCATGCCGCCCACGCAGCCGCTGCCGCTCGTCATCCACCAGTCCTACATCACGCACGACTGCTTCCACTTCTCGCAGAAGGGACACGCACTCG CTGCAAATCTCCTCTGGAACAACCTGCTAGAGCCCGTGGGCAACAAATCTGACAATGTGCCTCCCGTATTGATGCACTCCTTCCGCTGCCCGTCCAGGAATGCGCCCTTCATCTTCACCAGCAAGAACTCACCCCAGTTCCTCAGAACTGGAAAGCAGGAAGGTGCTTTTGAACCATAG